DNA sequence from the Rosettibacter firmus genome:
ATGACACAGATTGTACAGATGACCACAAGATTATTATCAGCGAGAATCGAGTCTTATCAGTGTCATCAGTGTTCAAAAAGTAATTTAATGATTGCACACAGATGACACAGATTGTACAGATGACCACAAGATTATTATCAGCGAGAATCGAGTCTTATCAGTGTCATCAGTGTTCAAAAAATAATTTAATGATTGCACGCAGATAACACAGATTGGACAGATGACCACAGATGAAAAATCAGTGAGAATCGAGTCTCATCAGTGTCATCAGTGTTCAAAAATAATTTAATGATTGCACACAGATGACACAGATTAGACAGATGACCACAGGATTATCAGTGAGAATCGAGTCTCATCAGTGTCATCAGTGTTCAATCAATTTTTTATATTTTTTCATTCAAAGTGGAAAAAAGAGTTAAACAAAAATGTCAGATTTTATTCATTTACATAATCATTCTCACTATAGTTTACAGGATGCAGCATGCACGGTTGAAGATTTAGTTTTAGCTGCTAAAAAAAATGATATGCATGCTGTTGCTCTAACTGATCATGGTGTAATGTTTGGTGTGTTACAATTTTATAAAAAAGCTAAAGCTGAAGGTATTAAACCAATAATTGGAATGGAAGCTTATGTAGACTTTGAGAAAAGTAGATTTGATAAAGTTACTGATACAGAAAATGGAAAACGTAAATCGAAACATTATAGTCATCTTCTTCTACTTGCAAAAAATGAAATTGGATATAAAAATTTAATGAAGATCTCGACTATTGGGCACACAGAAGGTTTTTATTATAAGCCCAGAATTGATCTTGAAGTATTAACGAAATATAAAGAAGGTTTAATCTGTACTTCAGCATGTCCTGCAGGACCAATTTCAACTTATTTAATTAATGATAATTGGGCAAAGGCAAAAGAAATAGCGATTAGTTTAAAAGAATTATTTGGTGATGATTTTTATCTTGAAATTCAGGACCATGGAATGGATATAGAAAAACCAATTTTAGCAGGAATGCCAAAACTTGCAAAAGAACTTAATATTAAACTTGTTGCAACCAATGATATTCATTATATAGAAAAAGATCATTCAATTGCTCATAATATTCTGTTATTGCTTGGCGATAAATCTGGAACTGCTGATTATCATGAACTGAGATATGGAACTGATCAGATTTATTTTAAATCTGCAGAAGAGATGAAAAAAATTTTCAAGAATTATAAAGGAGCAATTGAAAACACATTAGAAATAGAAGAGAAAATTAATTTAACACTCGATCTTAAAGGTCATCATTTCCCTATCTTTCCATTACCAGATAATACTAAATCACTTGAAGAATACCTGATTCAATTAACATATGAAAGATTGGAAAAGCGATTCAAAAAAATTACACCTGAAATTGAAGAGCGTTTAAAATATGAATTAGATGTAATTAATAAGATGGGATATGCTGGCTACTTTCTCATAGTTCAGGATTTTATCAATGCATCAAAGAAAAAAGGAATTCCTGTTGGACCAGGAAGAGGGAGTGCTGCAGGAAGTTTAGTGGCTTATGTTCTCGGGATTACAAATGTAAATCCACTCGAATACAATCTTTTGTTCGAAAGATTTTTAAATCCTGCTAGAAAATCGATGCCAGATATTGATGTTGACTTTGCAGATGATAAACGAGAAGAAGTTATTAATTATGTTAAAGAAAAATATGGTGAAAATTCTGTTGCACAAATTATTACATTTAATAGATTATCATCCCGTCAGGTAATTCGTGATGTAGCTCGTGTTCTGAAGATTCCTATTCCACAGGTCGATAATATTACAAAATGGATACCTTCAAAATTTGGTCGTGTCTATACAATTGATCAGGCACTCGAAGAAGTTCCAGAGTTGCAATGGGTTAAAAAATCTGAAGATCCGCTTATTAAAGATCTTATAAAGTATGCTCGATTACTGGAAGGTTTAAATCGAAATGCATCGAAACATGCAGCAGGAGTTGTAATAACACCAGGTGATGTTAGCGATTTTGTCCCGCTTGCTATTTATGGTGATCAGGGAGAAACTGCTACTGTTACACAGTTTAATATGAAAGATCTTGAAGAGGTAGGAATTCTTAAAATGGATTTTCTTGGACTGGATACTCTATCAATAATTCGAGATACAATTGAACTGGTAAAAGAAACAAGAGGCGAAATAATTGATATAGAAAATATTCCAGTCGATGATCCCAAAACTTATGAGCTTTTTGCTAAAGGACAGACTACAGCAGTATTTCAGTTTGAATCTGCTCCAATGAAAGAATATTTAAAAAGATTGAAACCTACAAGTATTAAAGATCTTGCTGCAATGAATGCTCTTTATCGTCCTGGTCCAATGGAATTTATTGATGATTTCATAGCACGCAAGCATGGTAAAAAAGAAATTACATATTTACATCCTGTACTCGAACCAATACTAAAAGAAACATATGGAATAATTGTTTATCAGGAACAGGTTATTCAAATTGCTAATAAAGTTGCAGGAATGAGTTTAGCAGAAGCAGATCTTTTAAGAAGAGCAATGGGCAAAAAAGATCTGAAAGCAATGCAAGAACAAAGAGAAAAATTTATTAAAGGTGCACAACAAAATAATATTGATCCACAAATTGCAGGTGAAATTTTTGATGCTATAGATAAATTTGCTAATTATGGATTTAATAAAAGTCATGCTGTTGCTTATAGTATTCTTGCATATCAAACAGCATATCTCAAAGCTCATTATCTCGAAGAATTTTTAGCAGCAAATCTTAGTAATAAATATGATAATACAGATAAAGTTACTGTATTACTCGAAGAATGTAGAAAAATGGGCGTAAAAGTAATGCCCCCAGATATCAATAATCCAACCGTTAAATTTCAGGTCAAAGATAAAAAAATAATTTTTGGTATGGCAGCAATTAAAAATGTAGGCATTCAGGCTGTTGAAGAGATTAAAAGAGCACATAAAGAGTTAGGAAGAGATTTTAAGAGTATATATGACTTTTGTGCAAATGTCGATACACGAATTGTTAACAAACGTGCACTCGAAGGTTTAGTCTTGGCAGGTGCTCTGGATTCTTGTGGTGGAACAAGAGCACAAAATTTTGCTGCAATTGAAGAAGCACTCGAAATTGGAAGTAAGATAAAGCTTGCTAAAGAATCTCACGCTAATAGTTTATTTGCAACATATTCAGATGATTTTCAATATGAAGAACCTTCTCTTCCAGAAGTTAGACAGTGGGATACACGAGAAAGACTCGCTAAGGAAAGAGAAGTTTTAGGATTTTATCTGAGTGATCATCCACTAAGAAAATATGAAATTGAATATAATTCTTTCGCAACTGTTCATCTCGGAGAATCTGAAACTTATAAATATGATGAAATGGTGAGAGCCTGCGGTGTTATTACAGATGTTAGTCTTAAAATTGATAAGTCTGGTAAACAAATGGCATTTTTTAAACTGGATGATTTTACAGGTTCATGTGAATGTTTGATGTTCTCTAAAATATTTAAAGATTATGGTCATCTTATAACACTTGAATCAACAGTTATGGTAAAAGGCAGACTTGAAAGTAGTGGCGATGCAGTTAAACTTCATGTAGAAGAAGCTTATCCTTTGAATGAAACCAGAAATAAATTCACAAAAAGATTGGGACTGATTTTAGATCCAGCATTACACAATTCAGAATTGGTTGAAGAACTCCAGAAGTTATTGCAGATGTATGAAGGAAATATTCCTGTTTTATTGTGTGTTAAAGAAAATGGTACAGTAAGAGAATTTACTGTTGATTATCGTGTCAAGCTGGATGATGATTTTATTGAAAGATTGAAAAATCTTCTTGGTTATGAAAACATTCTCTTTTTTACAACATAAGCATTTGTATAATTTGATGTATTATTGAATTTTATGATAAGTAGTTTTTGATGACTTTTGTTAATAATAATCAGAAAAAATATTTTAATAATTTGTTGTGTAGAAAAATTATTAAGCAGATTTATGTGCTTATAGCAAATTTAGTGATGAAATAATTATAAGAACATCGATGGTTATAAGATGTAAAAGAATTTAAAAATCCAATTCAATCTAATCTAACCGTTTGATTTGTTTTTTCTATTTCTTAAGTTTGCACCACACTTAATTAAAAAGGGGAATATTAATGGAAAAAAAATGGGCATTAATTTTAGGAGCTTCAAGCGGTTTTGGAGGAGCATCAGCAATTGAACTTTCAAAACATGGTTATAGCATTTTTGGAGTTCATCTTGACCGTCAAGCTACCATGCCTCAGGTTAATCAAATTATAAAAAAAATCGAAAAAAATGGTCAGCAAGCAATTTATTTCAATATAAATGCTGCAGATCAAATTAAAATAAATGATACACTTGATGAAATAAAAGAAAGATTTGCTGCAGCCAAAGATAATTCAAAAGTAAATGTACTTATTCATTCTTTAGCGTTTGGTACATTAAAACCATTCATATCAAAAAATCCAGAAGAATGTGTTACTCCAGCACAAATGACGATGACACTTGATGTGATGGCACATTCGTTAGTTTATTGGACACAGGGCTTATTTTTTAGAAATTTACTTGCAGAAGGTGGAAGAATATTTGCACTCACAAGTGCAGGTTCTCATACAGTAATTCCTAATTATGGTGCAGTTTCTGCAGCTAAAGCAGCACTCGAAGCTCATATAAGACAATTAGCAGTAGAACTTGGTCCAATGCGAGTTACATGTAATGCTATAATGGCTGGAGTTACAGATACACCTGCAGGCAGAAAAATTCCAATGTTTGATAAGATGTTACATGCAGCACAATTCAAAAATCCACAGGGAAGACTAACAACTCCAGAAGATATCGCAAAAGCTATTGTGGCTCTTTGCGACGAAAAGTGTGACTGGATATCTGGAAATGTTATTGGAGTGGATGGAGGCGAATACATTGTTAATTTTATAGGAGAGAAAGCTCACCTCGCATTCAAATAAATCGGGAATAAATTAATGCATGAATTTACCTTTACTGAAGAACAAAAAATGTTACGCGAAACAGTTCGCGATTTTGTCAACAATGAAATTAAACCTATCGCATCTAAAATTGATGCCGAAGAAAAAATTCCAGATGATTTAATTAAAAAATTAGCAGAACTTGGATTTCTTGGAGTTGCTTTTCCAGAAGAATATGGTGGTGGTGGTTTCGGTGAAATTGGTTATTGTATAATGCAGGAAGAAATTGCAAGAGGATGTTTATCAACTGCAACTTTCATAGGTGCACATCAATCAATCGGTGCTAATGCAATTTATATTGGAGGTAATGAAGAACAAAAAAAGAAATATCTGACACCCCTTGCTAAAGGAGAAA
Encoded proteins:
- the dnaE gene encoding DNA polymerase III subunit alpha; this encodes MSDFIHLHNHSHYSLQDAACTVEDLVLAAKKNDMHAVALTDHGVMFGVLQFYKKAKAEGIKPIIGMEAYVDFEKSRFDKVTDTENGKRKSKHYSHLLLLAKNEIGYKNLMKISTIGHTEGFYYKPRIDLEVLTKYKEGLICTSACPAGPISTYLINDNWAKAKEIAISLKELFGDDFYLEIQDHGMDIEKPILAGMPKLAKELNIKLVATNDIHYIEKDHSIAHNILLLLGDKSGTADYHELRYGTDQIYFKSAEEMKKIFKNYKGAIENTLEIEEKINLTLDLKGHHFPIFPLPDNTKSLEEYLIQLTYERLEKRFKKITPEIEERLKYELDVINKMGYAGYFLIVQDFINASKKKGIPVGPGRGSAAGSLVAYVLGITNVNPLEYNLLFERFLNPARKSMPDIDVDFADDKREEVINYVKEKYGENSVAQIITFNRLSSRQVIRDVARVLKIPIPQVDNITKWIPSKFGRVYTIDQALEEVPELQWVKKSEDPLIKDLIKYARLLEGLNRNASKHAAGVVITPGDVSDFVPLAIYGDQGETATVTQFNMKDLEEVGILKMDFLGLDTLSIIRDTIELVKETRGEIIDIENIPVDDPKTYELFAKGQTTAVFQFESAPMKEYLKRLKPTSIKDLAAMNALYRPGPMEFIDDFIARKHGKKEITYLHPVLEPILKETYGIIVYQEQVIQIANKVAGMSLAEADLLRRAMGKKDLKAMQEQREKFIKGAQQNNIDPQIAGEIFDAIDKFANYGFNKSHAVAYSILAYQTAYLKAHYLEEFLAANLSNKYDNTDKVTVLLEECRKMGVKVMPPDINNPTVKFQVKDKKIIFGMAAIKNVGIQAVEEIKRAHKELGRDFKSIYDFCANVDTRIVNKRALEGLVLAGALDSCGGTRAQNFAAIEEALEIGSKIKLAKESHANSLFATYSDDFQYEEPSLPEVRQWDTRERLAKEREVLGFYLSDHPLRKYEIEYNSFATVHLGESETYKYDEMVRACGVITDVSLKIDKSGKQMAFFKLDDFTGSCECLMFSKIFKDYGHLITLESTVMVKGRLESSGDAVKLHVEEAYPLNETRNKFTKRLGLILDPALHNSELVEELQKLLQMYEGNIPVLLCVKENGTVREFTVDYRVKLDDDFIERLKNLLGYENILFFTT
- a CDS encoding enoyl-ACP reductase FabI — translated: MEKKWALILGASSGFGGASAIELSKHGYSIFGVHLDRQATMPQVNQIIKKIEKNGQQAIYFNINAADQIKINDTLDEIKERFAAAKDNSKVNVLIHSLAFGTLKPFISKNPEECVTPAQMTMTLDVMAHSLVYWTQGLFFRNLLAEGGRIFALTSAGSHTVIPNYGAVSAAKAALEAHIRQLAVELGPMRVTCNAIMAGVTDTPAGRKIPMFDKMLHAAQFKNPQGRLTTPEDIAKAIVALCDEKCDWISGNVIGVDGGEYIVNFIGEKAHLAFK